The Deinococcus metalli genome includes a window with the following:
- a CDS encoding NAD-dependent epimerase/dehydratase family protein, which translates to MRILVTGATGFLGGVVARELAAAGHDVTGTGRDAGRGRALQESGVNFVPLDLRRADGWAAQVGAVDAVVHAAARSTLWARWADLYAENVEASERIARLCAGRQVPLVHVSSPSVYNATGRRERVPEDTPFGPRFDSPYARSKALAEVAVQRHHPAATLLRPRGLYGPGDPGIVPRVVRALRAGRLPRLKRTEVHTELTHVRNAAHAVHLALRQPVAGPVNISDGETVPIWATIEQIARAIGAPPPRRFVPGALVERVATVLDMAARLRPGAPEPVVTASAVRLLIRPMTLDLTRARRELGYTPPVSPQEGLAEVLAALEAGA; encoded by the coding sequence ATGCGGATCCTCGTGACGGGCGCCACCGGTTTTCTGGGCGGCGTGGTCGCCCGGGAGCTGGCCGCCGCTGGGCACGACGTCACGGGCACCGGCCGGGACGCCGGGCGGGGGCGGGCGTTGCAAGAGAGTGGCGTGAACTTCGTTCCCCTGGATCTGCGACGGGCCGACGGCTGGGCGGCCCAGGTGGGAGCGGTGGACGCGGTGGTGCACGCCGCGGCCCGGTCCACCTTGTGGGCACGCTGGGCCGACCTGTACGCCGAGAATGTGGAGGCCAGCGAGCGCATCGCGCGGCTGTGCGCCGGGCGGCAGGTGCCGCTGGTGCACGTCAGCTCGCCCAGCGTGTACAACGCCACGGGCCGGCGCGAGCGGGTGCCCGAGGACACGCCCTTCGGGCCGCGATTCGACTCGCCGTACGCGCGCAGCAAGGCCCTGGCGGAGGTGGCCGTGCAGCGGCATCACCCGGCGGCGACGCTGCTGCGCCCGCGCGGCCTGTACGGGCCGGGCGATCCGGGCATCGTGCCGCGCGTGGTGCGGGCGCTGCGTGCCGGCCGCCTGCCCCGCCTGAAGCGGACGGAAGTGCACACCGAGCTGACCCACGTCCGCAACGCCGCGCACGCCGTGCACCTCGCCCTACGGCAACCGGTGGCGGGGCCGGTAAACATCAGCGACGGCGAGACCGTACCGATCTGGGCCACCATCGAGCAGATTGCGCGGGCCATCGGCGCGCCGCCGCCCCGGCGCTTTGTGCCCGGTGCACTGGTCGAGCGCGTCGCCACCGTGCTGGACATGGCCGCGCGGCTGCGGCCGGGCGCCCCGGAGCCGGTCGTGACCGCCAGCGCCGTCCGGCTCCTGATCCGCCCGATGACGCTTGACCTCACGCGGGCGCGGCGGGAGCTGGGGTACACGCCGCCGGTGTCCCCGCAGGAGGGGCTGGCGGAGGTGCTCGCGGCGCTGGAGGCCGGCGCGTGA
- a CDS encoding MBL fold metallo-hydrolase, whose amino-acid sequence MTGGVGVTPLVAGHCMNVGAHTERGGAWRVRRYPAGFALLHHPERGPVLFDTGYSERVRALMRRWPGVLYGAVTPVRLAPGEAAADQLRALGIKPAEVQHVIVSHLHADHVGGLRDFPRARIHLDGAGLRALAPLRGVRAVRRAFLPDLLPDDLAQRAEALAFRTAPPGLDPFETSADVFGDGTVHALPVPGHAPGMVALVVRRAPDAALTGDGAGLVLLAADAAWSVRALRRGLDVPALARLAFWNPAQERASAGRLRAWITAHPRVRVIVSHDDPEVDRA is encoded by the coding sequence GTGACCGGCGGTGTGGGCGTGACGCCGCTGGTGGCCGGGCACTGCATGAACGTCGGGGCGCATACGGAACGCGGCGGGGCGTGGCGCGTGCGGAGGTATCCGGCCGGCTTCGCCCTGCTGCACCACCCCGAGCGCGGCCCGGTGCTCTTCGACACTGGCTACAGCGAGCGCGTGCGGGCGCTGATGCGGCGCTGGCCGGGCGTGCTGTACGGCGCGGTGACGCCGGTGCGCCTCGCGCCGGGCGAGGCCGCCGCCGATCAGCTGCGGGCGCTGGGCATCAAGCCCGCCGAAGTGCAGCACGTGATCGTCTCGCACCTGCACGCGGACCACGTGGGCGGCCTGCGCGATTTCCCCCGGGCGAGGATTCACCTCGACGGCGCGGGCCTGCGGGCGCTGGCGCCGCTGCGTGGCGTGCGGGCCGTGCGGCGGGCCTTCCTGCCGGACCTGCTGCCGGACGACCTCGCCCAGCGGGCGGAGGCGCTGGCGTTCCGGACGGCCCCGCCGGGTCTTGACCCCTTCGAGACTTCCGCCGACGTGTTCGGGGACGGCACGGTGCACGCGCTGCCGGTGCCGGGGCACGCGCCGGGCATGGTGGCGCTGGTGGTGCGCAGGGCGCCGGACGCGGCCCTGACCGGCGACGGCGCCGGGCTGGTGCTGCTCGCCGCGGACGCCGCGTGGAGCGTCCGGGCGCTGCGGCGCGGGCTGGACGTCCCGGCGCTGGCGCGGCTGGCGTTCTGGAACCCGGCGCAGGAACGCGCGAGTGCCGGCCGACTGCGCGCGTGGATCACGGCCCATCCCCGGGTGCGCGTGATCGTGAGCCACGACGACCCGGAGGTGGACCGTGCGTGA
- a CDS encoding F390 synthetase-related protein, with product MRDLNAVAVLGAALAEGRLAFRDRARLEAHQERLARAHLRWVLAHSPATAARFRDAGLDAGRWRELPPVDKRWTLEHFDTLNTEGLTLAQVREVGRAAEASRDFRPTLRGRTGEVVVGLSTGTSGMQGVFVVSRAERQRWAGTVLRHLLPGWPWALRRPQRVAFVLRAEGGLYRSVQGRAVDLRYFDLLRPLDALAAELSAYRPTVLVGPPSVLRALHAAGARARPARVVSVAEVLEDDDRAALGAAFGPVVQVYQATEGLLGLPCAHGHLHLNEAHVHIDLEPLGGDRSRPVVTDLRRRAQPVIRHRLDDVLHVDPQPCPCGLASRRVLHIAGRQDDALRLPGPDGQPVTVWPDFLRGALAALPGVHEYGVAQVDAATVTVGLVPLTPDTAGAACAAIRHALRRAGVDEARVTLVPELLGSPPPGRKRRRVTRVWTPPLEAP from the coding sequence GTGCGTGACCTGAACGCCGTGGCCGTGCTGGGTGCCGCGCTGGCCGAGGGTCGCCTGGCCTTCCGCGACCGTGCGCGGCTGGAGGCGCATCAGGAACGGCTGGCCCGCGCGCACCTGCGCTGGGTGCTCGCGCACAGCCCCGCGACCGCCGCGCGCTTCCGCGACGCCGGTCTGGACGCCGGGCGCTGGCGCGAGCTGCCGCCGGTGGACAAGCGCTGGACGCTGGAGCACTTCGACACGCTGAACACTGAAGGCCTGACGCTGGCGCAGGTGCGGGAGGTGGGCCGCGCCGCCGAGGCCTCGCGCGACTTCCGCCCCACGCTGCGCGGCCGAACCGGCGAGGTCGTCGTGGGCCTGTCCACCGGCACCAGCGGCATGCAGGGCGTGTTCGTGGTGTCGCGCGCCGAACGGCAGCGCTGGGCAGGCACGGTGCTGCGCCACCTGCTGCCCGGGTGGCCGTGGGCCCTGCGGCGGCCGCAGCGGGTGGCGTTCGTCCTGCGCGCTGAGGGCGGGCTGTACCGCAGCGTGCAGGGCCGCGCGGTCGACCTGCGCTACTTCGACCTGCTGCGCCCGCTGGACGCCCTGGCCGCCGAACTGAGCGCGTACCGGCCCACCGTGCTGGTCGGGCCGCCCAGCGTATTGCGTGCCCTGCACGCGGCCGGCGCCCGCGCCCGGCCCGCGCGGGTGGTCAGCGTCGCCGAGGTGCTCGAGGACGACGATCGGGCCGCGCTGGGTGCCGCGTTCGGGCCGGTCGTGCAGGTGTACCAGGCGACCGAGGGCCTGCTCGGCCTGCCGTGCGCGCATGGGCACCTGCACCTGAACGAGGCGCACGTGCATATCGACCTGGAGCCGCTGGGCGGGGACCGCTCCCGCCCGGTGGTCACGGACCTGCGCCGGCGGGCCCAGCCGGTGATCCGTCACCGCCTCGACGACGTGCTGCACGTTGATCCGCAGCCGTGTCCGTGCGGGCTCGCGTCCCGCCGGGTGCTGCACATCGCGGGGCGGCAGGACGACGCGCTGCGGCTGCCCGGCCCGGACGGCCAGCCGGTGACGGTATGGCCGGACTTCCTGCGGGGCGCGCTGGCTGCCCTGCCCGGCGTCCACGAGTACGGCGTCGCGCAGGTGGACGCCGCGACCGTGACCGTGGGCCTCGTGCCGCTCACGCCGGACACCGCCGGGGCCGCGTGCGCGGCGATCCGGCACGCCCTGCGCCGGGCGGGCGTCGATGAGGCCCGCGTCACCCTCGTTCCCGAGCTGCTGGGTTCCCCCCCGCCCGGCCGCAAACGCCGCCGCGTCACGCGGGTGTGGACCCCGCCCCTGGAGGCTCCATGA
- a CDS encoding 3-oxoacyl-ACP synthase III family protein — MILNMRVLATAQALPQRVVTTAEVAQRCGVDPGLAEAGTGVRERRWLSGDETALSLGVRAAHDALERAGVPLDDVDVLLNASGSQLQPIPDGAALYARGLGVSGAACYSVHATCLSFLSALHHAALLVHTGQARHVLIVSSESSSLGLNFGQPESALLLGDGAAAAVIGPATDPAQGVEATRFETYPAGADHTRMRAGGSLLSPLTPGLTPADFQFDMQGLQVLKLASRVVPAFLERLRPGLSRGLPGIDRVIPHQASAAGLALLERYGWPADRVEVTLPHLGNVVAASLPLTLNHALEGGRAGPGDTLLLAGTGAGLSTGGLILRL; from the coding sequence ATGATCCTGAACATGCGCGTGCTCGCCACCGCCCAGGCCCTGCCGCAGCGCGTCGTGACCACCGCCGAGGTCGCGCAGCGCTGCGGCGTCGATCCCGGTCTGGCCGAGGCGGGCACCGGCGTGCGCGAACGCCGCTGGCTGTCCGGCGACGAGACCGCCCTGAGTCTGGGCGTGCGCGCGGCCCACGACGCGCTGGAGCGCGCGGGCGTGCCGCTGGACGACGTCGATGTGCTGCTCAACGCCAGCGGCAGTCAGCTCCAGCCCATCCCGGACGGCGCGGCCCTGTACGCGCGCGGACTCGGCGTGAGCGGCGCGGCGTGTTACAGCGTGCACGCCACCTGCCTGAGCTTCCTGTCGGCGCTGCACCACGCGGCGCTGCTGGTACACACCGGGCAGGCCCGGCACGTGCTGATCGTGAGCAGCGAGTCGTCCAGCCTGGGCCTGAACTTTGGACAGCCCGAGAGCGCCCTGCTGCTCGGAGACGGTGCCGCCGCCGCAGTGATCGGCCCGGCCACGGACCCGGCACAGGGGGTCGAGGCGACGCGCTTCGAGACCTACCCGGCGGGCGCGGACCATACCCGCATGCGCGCCGGGGGTTCACTCCTGAGCCCCCTGACGCCGGGCCTGACGCCCGCCGACTTCCAGTTCGACATGCAGGGACTACAGGTACTGAAGCTGGCGTCGCGGGTGGTGCCGGCGTTCCTGGAGCGGCTGCGGCCGGGCCTCAGCCGCGGCCTGCCGGGCATTGACCGGGTGATTCCCCACCAGGCCAGCGCGGCCGGGCTGGCCCTGCTTGAGCGCTACGGCTGGCCCGCGGACCGGGTCGAGGTGACGCTGCCGCACCTGGGCAACGTGGTCGCGGCCAGCCTGCCCCTCACGCTGAACCACGCGCTCGAAGGTGGCCGGGCCGGGCCGGGAGACACGCTGCTGCTCGCCGGTACCGGCGCGGGCCTGAGCACCGGCGGCCTGATCCTGCGGCTGTGA